The genome window GCAGTCTTTCTGGCACGCAACGTCTGGTACGCCATCTTTGGCGCATGTGCTTTGGGCTGTTTATTGCTACAGGATCTTTCTTCATCGGACAGCAACAGGTATTCCCCGCTTTTATACGCAAGACAAACGTACTTTTTATCCCAGGTATCCTGCCACTGATCTTGATGATTTTCTGGCTGGTCCGAGTTCGCTTCGCAAATGCATATAAGATCAAGTCGATGCCCGGCAGAGGTGACGTTTATTCCCCTACGGACTTAGCCTTAGACCCCTCCTTCCCGCAAGACACAGGCGGGAACAGCAATAGAACCAGAACAAGGATGTCCACATGAAGGCAATCGTCTGTCGAAACTACGGTTCGCCCGATGTCCTAAAGTATGAAGAGATTGAAAAGCCGACCCCTGGGGACAACGAAGTTTTGATCAAAGTCCGCGCGGCTTCCGTCAATCCAGTTGACCGGCTCTTCCGAGGCGTGCCGCATGTCCTTCGCATAATGACCGGGCTGCGCAAACCAAAGGACCCACGAGTCGGCGTGGATGTTGGCGGCCAGGTTGAAACGGTCGGCAGGAACGTAACCCAGTTCAAGCCAGGCCACGAGGTGTTCGGCGCGTGCAAAGGTGCCTTTGCCGAGTATGCGTGTGTTTCCGAGTCAAGATTGGCCATGAAGCCGAATAAGGTAACGTTTGAGCAAGCGGCTTCGGTACCTGTGGCGGCATTGACCGCATTGCAGGGCCTTCGCGACAAGGGACAGATTCGATCGGCGCAGAAGGTTTTGATCAACGCTCGGGGAAAAGTAGTAATAACTTTGGAATATAACGACAAAACCTAACAACGCGCCGCCGCAGTGTACGCCGGCTCGCCGTGCGAGACGAGTACACGCTCCCGGAGCCCCACCTGCGATTGCGGGTTGTGCTTCATCATCTGTAAAGCCCCATCAGAGTGTAAGAGAGTCACGGCTCATCCGGAACTGACCGATTATCCCAAATCAAGACGGTGCTATGCTTATGGCCGCCGTGAACAACGAACATCCACTCCACGCCGGCCGCGGCTTTCATGTGCTGACCAAACCGATTGGTCCGATCTGCAACCTGGATTGCAAATACTGCTTTTACCTTGAAAAGCAGAAGCTCTACCCCGAAGAACGTGAGTGGCGGATGAGCGATGAGGTGCTCGAGGAATACATCCGCCAATACA of Terriglobales bacterium contains these proteins:
- a CDS encoding NAD(P)-dependent alcohol dehydrogenase, whose amino-acid sequence is MKAIVCRNYGSPDVLKYEEIEKPTPGDNEVLIKVRAASVNPVDRLFRGVPHVLRIMTGLRKPKDPRVGVDVGGQVETVGRNVTQFKPGHEVFGACKGAFAEYACVSESRLAMKPNKVTFEQAASVPVAALTALQGLRDKGQIRSAQKVLINARGKVVITLEYNDKT